ttcaatacgtgttgttatcgtgtcgtatTGACCCGAAGTGattcgtgtcgttaatgggttcgtgtcgtgttcgtgtctgagggtagcgggtcgtgttcgtgttcatGTTTGAGGTTTCTTACCGGgccgtgttcgtgtttgttgttatcgtgttcgtgtcgttatcgtgtcgacacgataacgacccgacacACACGATTTGCCAGCCCTACTGTTAAATATGGAATACGTTTATATACTTcttaatgtaataatatttcacctaaaaaaagtaatcatattacattatttttcatgtaaaaaaattactcctataTTACAACTCTTTGATAGtatttaagattttattagtgagaccatttattcttattttatactatttatacataatacaaaaattttatacaaaaaaaaattatgactatgacttatatattttgttagaataCTAAGTAAtcaattatgtttttaatattttcttattaacaTGTAAAAAGTTAAGAAGTATATTGCTAAGTTATTATCATGTAAAAAGTAAGATATATTAAGAGTATGATAACAAATTATAAGCTAtagtcataatttttttttgtctaaaCATTtcgtatatataaatataaacaaagaaaaaagtcTCACCAATAAAATCTCAAATTAGTACACTATCAaggaataattttattttcttcatgtgAAAAGTATAGTTATAtgataacttttttatatgtaaaatattactcctattatattAAGAGatcaatatacatatatattatagtagtatattgaACCCCTATTATATGAATGCAAGctatatttaatagtagtaatataatgCCACCTTCCATAATTAATGGATGTCTATTTTGTACAAttagttttattgaatttgtgtttaattgatgtggcatgtgggtttttttatttccatttgtcaTGAAATTATTGGTGAGATATACCAAGTCACTATGCCAACTTGGTATGGAAGGATCGTGGAATTTTTACTCCTATTTTGTGCAAttagttttattgaatttgtgtttaattgaTGTGACATgtgagtttttttatttccatttgtcaTGAAATTATTGGTGAGATATACCAAGTCACTATGCCAACTTGGTATGGAAGGATCATGGAATTTTTACTTCTAGTTCAGTACaaaatgaatttcatttttcactaataatatatcaattatttttctctctatcttttattttactaatcttacattaaaacatgtgttgCACTATTTTTCGTTATATATCAAacttcatttactttttttagtaCATATATACCAAACCGTATCTcgtttttaaatgaaaaataaagtaattctAAAGATAGTGTGATCGTGAACATAAACCTGAGACATTTATCACTAAGCACTAACTGCAACATTGCCAACACACatcacaaaaataagaaaCGATTTTTGTACAAAATATATGAGTACAAGCTTAAATGTTATTCAGGCTCTACTTGTAAGAGGAATTTTAGGCAAAcaagaaacaattttttttagaagtaatatataaaaacttATGCGTGTACAGTGTAGTCACActttaaataaagtagtactcctactactatataatgaGTTTTTGTATCTTTCTGTAActaaaattcgaattttaaaCTGTATTTCACCAAATAAAGTAAGTAGCATAAATATCCATCACATTCTTATCTCATTAAATTAGAGGGTAGAGCGAGAGTCACGAGGAGCTCGGCAAAAAAGGATGCATTCTGTTGGACTAAAGACAATTTAGAGGTAGGAATTTAGAGTATCAATTTCTCACTATGATTTCAATAGATTTGATTCAAATCTAACtttttaaaacatgatttatGCATTTTTGTGTTGCATAGTTCACACCGACGAACACACATAAAAGTAAGGATCGGTTTTAGCCCTTATAACATCATCGAAATTTTGATATTCTGTGTGAATCGTTGTGAAAAAGTATTTCATGAAGTTATATGACATCGGATCGCCGCGGCTTATGGCTATTAGTAGCTATGTAGAGTAGATCATATACAAGCCAATCACATTGCACCACCTCAATTTCATACTTGCATCCCAACAAATTAAGCCAATCACGTCACAAACCACTCATGTCTCCCACACTACTCTCACCAAATTAATcatctaaattaatttcatatcatTATTTCTCAAAAGAGGTAATCATTCTACATTTTAGATATTTCGGTTTAGTGGAATAATAATTGTGCTAGCAAAACTAAGTCATTGAGTAGTTAAAGGTTATGAattcaaatacaaaagaaaGGCTCAAATCAATTTCCTCACAGATAgcgaaaaggaaaaaaaaggtttatgagatgtgttgatttttgataaataagcATCTTGAAACTCGAAATACATGTGAAAAAATGAGCCAACTAAagtaaaaaacataatttgaaCCTTTTATTAATTTCCAGCTCAAAAGcaaacaataatataaagCAACACTCCAATGCATGCTGATGTATATTTGGGCCCACCACCTTTCTCCGACCACACTCACGCCGCCGGTATAGCCAAATCCGGCAACTCCATTATATctaaacacaaattaattactaatatatgCATTTCTATGTGTAATGGCAccattaattaagaaaaaggaagcccattaattaagaatatatacttTGATCATTTTCTTAGTGTTATCCTCCTCACCAGCACAAACCTTAGTGCTTGATGacaacttcattttttatgcaCCACTTGCAAAGACAACATTAATGATTTCATCTTGTCACCAATTATACTTATGTACTTGCAACTTCTTTACttatcctaaaaaataaataatcaatgtTTCCAAACTGAGTTCTCATctcattagaaaaaaaatttacatttccTTGGCTCACAAAATTGAGCAAGTGCCTTGCTCAAAACAAgcaaaagaaatttaaaaaaaaagatcaaaattGATCACAAACCCTAATAGTAatactaattttcatcaacTCAAATTTGATTGGCTCAACTCTCCATTTTCTAGTGCATTTTCACCATCTTTCttcactttttctccttctccttcttcttctttgttgTCAACCTTTTGATCATCATCAAATGAAGCATTTCTACTGCAAACAGGCGTGGCGAGATAAGTTGGCTTAGCATCGCCGGCCATGATCACGAGAAACTTCTCTTCGAAAACCGGGAGGGCCTTCTCGGCCGCGGCGGCGTCGCCTTTCGCGCTCTCCACGTCTCCGTCCCGGGCTTCTTCGGCGGTGGAGAGCTTCCAGTAGGAGCAGGCGAGGATGAGGAGGGCGAAGGCGATGAGGCCGAGCATCGCGGCCAGGCCCCCGAAGAGGTACGGGACCGGGGAGTGCCACGGAGAGCGCTGGAAGGTGGCCGGCGGGGAGAAGGTTGTTTttgcggcggcggtggcggaggCCTCGGCGGCGGTCATTTTGGTTGTGGAGTGGAATAAGTTGTTGTTTCTCATTCTCTTTGGTTGTTTTGGAAGTGGAATATTAATTGAGGTGATTTGAGGAGAGAAAattgagtgttttttttttttttgtgtttgagaAAAGGGGAGAGGTGTGTGCCTATTTATACACGAGGGTGGAGTGTTGTGTAGTGTAGTGTGCTTAGGTCACTTTGCAATTTGgggaatttaattatgagatttGATGTTTTAAATTGTAATGTGGTGACCACTCGGACATATCTATGTGATATGGATGCATTAAATTATTTCCTTATgcatatgaattttttttggaaagaaTACTGTTTTATTAATACTATCATGTACTCTATCCGTCCGTCTCAATCATTGACGAtacagattttaaaaaatgttaagaaaagtgaatggaaaaaattagtgtaacaggggtcccacttgtatatattagttttaaatgaaatgtgagtgaaatgagttagtgaaaggtgggaccctattaccatttatagtaaaagtgaatcgggattcttattcacggacggactaaaatggcaaaacaggactcctattcgccGAGGAGtaaatagtaatttattttagtatgagtactaatatttatttgtgtgaattaaaacttcaatttaattgttttattcatttttttccatgtgtcaataaaaaatatcgaatttcATATTCTCGACACGTTCTCCTCTCTCGtttatgtatttaaaaatattatatatttcataatattaatataattagtcCAATATATGATATCTAATTAATGCAGGTGGTCTAAACatggaaaaattattttgtaatgttTAATTGCACTACCTGACCTGACTGATAACCGTTGAATGCATAGTTTCAAAATATTGCAAATAAatcttattaaaatttattaatgtagGAGAATTGAGAAAAAGAGTGAATGGGGAgattgtacatatatatgttACTACTAATTAggaaacataaataaaatcccTGAATAGATTATTCATAAGTACTTAAATCAATTAAGTTTCATTAGCTTCTTTTACTGCTagcactattattattaatttattattattaaattttggacTTTAAAACGAAAGTTAATCGAGTGCGTAGGGTATGTAATATGCAACAGGGCAGAAGGTGGCTTATGATGATTGAGACACACATGATTGATAGTTTGATACATAAGTCGAACAACTtgtaatttttcatatttcatctattgttttatattagtatagtagtacttcatatatgtactccaatatcaattattttaattaattaatctattatggagtaattagtaaggttctttttgttttaaactAAAGAATTTTCTAGAAGAATCGTTCTGCAATTATCCACCATTACGattcttatttttactttctttgtatgtactaatatttaatttaattaaagatcgAGAATCGAGTTGAACTTTACACTAATTTATTTCCTATCAGTTTGTACTCAATCTCAATGGATAAAGATttatataaagtaaaagtaaatACATATCTTATAGAAAACGAGGGAGAATTTAGTTACCTATATTGTCAAGTTCATACGACTAACTTATCTCTTTCCAAGAATCAAATTATGGAATTTTGAGTACATGGAATCATTTCATATCATGGCACTTTAATTAACTAACATTCTCCCTAGATTCCAATCTCCAATCTACCTAGAAATCGTAGCATGAAACAAATGCACTAACAAAAATTCGCCTAACAGCTTATTCCGTTGCTCGAACCGAAATTCCGTCACTGCTGAGTAATAGTGACAGATATAACGAAATCACTTATCTAAATATATAACAAGCCCGTCGTAcatatggaaataaaaaaagaataatcaCTAT
The genomic region above belongs to Salvia hispanica cultivar TCC Black 2014 chromosome 3, UniMelb_Shisp_WGS_1.0, whole genome shotgun sequence and contains:
- the LOC125215500 gene encoding protein GLUTAMINE DUMPER 5-like → MRNNNLFHSTTKMTAAEASATAAAKTTFSPPATFQRSPWHSPVPYLFGGLAAMLGLIAFALLILACSYWKLSTAEEARDGDVESAKGDAAAAEKALPVFEEKFLVIMAGDAKPTYLATPVCSRNASFDDDQKVDNKEEEGEGEKVKKDGENALENGELSQSNLS